One region of Parambassis ranga unplaced genomic scaffold, fParRan2.1 scaffold_37_arrow_ctg1, whole genome shotgun sequence genomic DNA includes:
- the LOC114431081 gene encoding aryl hydrocarbon receptor nuclear translocator-like protein 1, giving the protein MSAYGQGLVLSQMKFDSQQPTSGLVFWVRLGRKSEQSSNSKASEEDCKKSLPIIPGISTTPGTMIYAGSIGTQIANELLDFNRLNSSPSSGTVSPFSLPQDKSPQTHNQMSNNVPNGETPDMEMPGKSISEDEPQGAAFSGGEALMGENSQLDLDSVVGPGLSSLRSNDEAAISVIMSLLETDTNLGEALDFEEMHWSL; this is encoded by the exons aTGAGCGCTTATGGCCAAGGcttggtgctcagccagatgaagtttgactcccagcagccaACCAGTGGTCTTGTGT tctgggtgaggctgggccgcaagTCTGAACAGTCTAGTAATTCCAAGGCTTCAGAAGAAGATTGCAAAAAGTCACTTCCCATTATACCAGGCATCTCCACCACACCTGGAACTATGATATATGCTGGAAGCATTGGGACCCAgattgctaatgagctgctgGATTTCAACAGGTTGAACTCGTCACCTTCCAGTGGCACCGTCAGCCCGTTCAGTCTGCCGCAGGATAAGTCTCCACAAACTCACAATCAGATGAGCAACAATGTGCCAAATGGAGAAACACCTGACATGGAGATGCCAGGGAAGTCCATCTCTGAGGATGAGCCCCAAGGAGCTGCATTCTCAGGAGGAGAAGCACTGATGGGAGAGAATTCCCAGCTGGATTTGGACAGTGTGGTCGGACCAGGCCTTAGTAGTCTTAGGAGCAACGATGAAGCAGCCATTTCAGTGATCATGAGCCTCCTGGAAACTGACACAAATTTGGGCGAGGCTTTGGACTTTGAAGAGATGCACTGGTCTTTATAG